The Marinitoga sp. 1197 genome contains a region encoding:
- a CDS encoding DUF1622 domain-containing protein, translating into MGIHHVVEILVDYVSNISYILAMIVIVFGMIKGFSIFLKDVLFGKESEVSIWESRLELGHSFSLGLSFLIGASILRTTVSPTWNDTGHLATIIAIRTTLNYFLTREIREHKKDVKNDSK; encoded by the coding sequence ATGGGAATTCATCATGTTGTTGAAATTCTTGTTGATTACGTTTCAAATATATCATATATTTTAGCTATGATTGTAATAGTATTTGGAATGATAAAAGGTTTTTCTATATTTTTAAAGGATGTACTTTTTGGAAAAGAATCCGAAGTGAGTATATGGGAAAGTCGGTTAGAACTTGGACATTCTTTTTCTCTAGGGTTAAGTTTTCTGATAGGGGCAAGTATCCTTAGAACAACAGTATCTCCAACATGGAATGATACCGGACATCTGGCAACTATAATTGCAATTAGAACCACATTGAATTATTTTTTAACGAGAGAAATTAGAGAACATAAAAAGGATGTTAAAAATGATTCAAAATAG
- the dprA gene encoding DNA-processing protein DprA, whose translation MIQNSIIWMKEFLKEPNKKIIDNIKNNKEPIIDHKQLKEFYSILKEKDIKVITFFDEEYPEKLRRIYNSPLVLYIKGNVKLLKEKSIGIVGSRKCTAYGKNIAFSFSEILSKKYVIISGMAYGIDSFAHKGAIKNKTIAVLGSGVDIPYPAFNRTLYNEILENNGCIISEYAPGTPAQPFRFPERNRIIVGLSSSIIVIEAAKKSGSLITARLAIENGIDVYAIPGDITKKSSEGTNNLIYNGAIPIISENHLKEIFNLENTNNIDIKNPLDSKIIEAITNNFNTFEKIIYYTSEESSIILQRLTILTIEGIIIENNGIYYYKGG comes from the coding sequence ATGATTCAAAATAGTATTATATGGATGAAGGAATTTTTGAAAGAGCCTAATAAAAAAATAATCGATAATATTAAAAATAATAAAGAGCCTATAATTGATCATAAACAATTAAAAGAGTTTTATAGTATTTTGAAAGAAAAGGATATAAAAGTTATTACTTTTTTTGATGAAGAATATCCTGAAAAGTTAAGGCGAATATATAACTCGCCATTAGTCTTATATATAAAAGGTAATGTAAAATTATTGAAAGAAAAATCTATTGGAATAGTAGGCTCAAGAAAATGCACAGCATATGGAAAAAATATAGCTTTTTCCTTTTCTGAGATATTATCAAAAAAATACGTCATAATTAGTGGTATGGCTTATGGAATAGATTCATTTGCTCATAAAGGAGCTATAAAAAATAAAACGATAGCGGTTTTGGGTAGTGGTGTGGATATTCCATATCCTGCTTTTAATAGAACCTTATATAATGAAATATTGGAAAATAATGGATGTATTATCTCAGAATATGCTCCAGGCACGCCTGCTCAACCGTTTAGATTTCCTGAAAGAAACAGAATAATTGTTGGATTGAGTAGTAGCATAATTGTAATAGAAGCAGCTAAAAAAAGTGGTTCTTTAATAACAGCTAGATTAGCAATAGAAAATGGTATAGATGTTTATGCGATTCCAGGGGATATTACAAAAAAATCTTCTGAAGGAACGAATAATTTAATTTATAATGGTGCAATACCGATTATTTCGGAAAACCATTTAAAAGAAATTTTTAATCTTGAAAATACTAATAATATTGATATTAAAAATCCATTAGATTCTAAAATAATTGAGGCTATAACTAATAATTTTAATACATTTGAAAAAATTATATATTATACATCTGAGGAATCATCTATTATACTACAAAGGCTAACAATTCTGACCATAGAGGGGATAATAATAGAAAATAATGGAATTTATTATTACAAAGGGGGATGA
- the malE gene encoding maltose/maltodextrin ABC transporter substrate-binding protein MalE, whose translation MKKAAVLTLLVLFAFTSIFAVSNKIVVWCSEKQVDFMKAFGEKFTRDTGILVEVQQVNFGDIKSKFLTAAQAGEGPDIIVGAHDWVGELVENGLIDSIPFSAIETDKFAQSGLNAFTVNGKLYGVPYAIEAVALLYNKDYVEEAPKTIEDLKAIAAEYTTDETLGFVYDAGNFYFSYSFIAGNGGYVFKWTKENGYDVNNIGLANDGAIKGAELIKSFFDEGLIPQGANYGTMDSMFKDGLAAMIINGPWAVKDYINAGIDFGVLPLTELKLSDGHFGKPFVGVQGLMINARSENKALAKEFVINYLATKEGIYEFYLADPRLPARTDVAKIIEEKGGPVPKEIVDAFVKSAAGGEPMPNVPEMGSVWGPMGDALSQIINGQLEPAQALKEAVEKIKTSISK comes from the coding sequence ATGAAAAAAGCTGCAGTATTAACATTATTGGTATTATTTGCATTTACTTCCATATTTGCAGTATCAAACAAGATAGTTGTATGGTGTTCAGAAAAACAGGTTGATTTTATGAAAGCATTTGGTGAAAAATTTACGAGAGATACAGGAATATTGGTTGAAGTGCAACAAGTTAACTTTGGTGACATTAAATCAAAATTTTTAACAGCTGCACAAGCAGGAGAAGGTCCAGATATCATTGTTGGTGCTCATGACTGGGTTGGAGAATTAGTTGAAAACGGTTTAATCGATTCAATTCCATTTTCTGCTATAGAAACAGATAAATTCGCACAATCAGGTTTAAATGCTTTCACAGTAAATGGGAAACTATATGGCGTTCCTTATGCAATTGAAGCTGTTGCTTTATTATACAATAAAGATTATGTTGAGGAAGCTCCAAAAACTATCGAAGATTTAAAAGCCATTGCCGCAGAATATACAACTGATGAAACTTTAGGATTTGTATATGATGCTGGAAATTTCTATTTCTCATATAGCTTTATCGCTGGAAATGGTGGATATGTATTTAAATGGACAAAAGAAAATGGTTATGACGTAAATAATATTGGTTTAGCAAATGATGGGGCAATTAAAGGTGCTGAATTAATTAAATCTTTCTTTGATGAAGGATTAATTCCACAAGGAGCTAACTACGGAACGATGGATTCAATGTTCAAAGATGGTTTAGCTGCTATGATTATTAATGGGCCATGGGCTGTAAAAGACTATATAAATGCAGGAATAGACTTTGGAGTATTACCTTTAACAGAATTAAAATTATCTGATGGTCATTTTGGAAAACCATTTGTTGGCGTTCAAGGTTTAATGATAAATGCAAGAAGTGAAAATAAAGCTTTGGCAAAAGAATTTGTAATTAATTACTTAGCTACAAAAGAGGGAATTTATGAATTCTATTTAGCAGATCCAAGATTACCAGCAAGAACAGATGTTGCTAAAATTATCGAAGAAAAAGGCGGACCTGTTCCAAAAGAAATCGTTGATGCATTTGTAAAAAGTGCAGCAGGTGGAGAACCTATGCCAAATGTTCCAGAAATGGGGTCGGTTTGGGGACCAATGGGAGATGCATTATCTCAAATTATAAATGGTCAATTAGAACCAGCTCAAGCTTTAAAAGAAGCTGTTGAAAAAATTAAAACATCAATTTCTAAATAA
- a CDS encoding MBL fold metallo-hydrolase — MEVLFLGTAASEGFPNPFCSCENCKNARKEGQKSIRLRSSILIDEEILIDFGPDIVASTNRFGKDLAKIKHILITHGHSDHLFFKNFEYRNPIFSGSFDDLPHIDLIVPDNLGTIIKNNTDLPKISLMSVEPFKTLHLNGYIIYTLKAYHTSGYDETPLNYIVEKNGIKILYGVDTGKFLKESVNFIKNKIGYLDIVILDATMGFNKKYEFHMGYEEILETKNVFEKENIINEKTDFIVTHFSHLHNPVHSELENIYSKHNIIPAFDGLKINK; from the coding sequence ATGGAAGTTTTATTTTTAGGAACGGCTGCATCAGAAGGTTTTCCAAATCCTTTTTGTTCATGTGAAAATTGCAAAAACGCCAGAAAAGAAGGTCAAAAAAGTATCAGATTAAGATCAAGTATTTTAATTGACGAAGAAATATTAATTGATTTTGGACCGGACATAGTCGCATCAACTAATAGATTTGGCAAAGATTTGGCTAAAATTAAGCATATTTTAATAACTCATGGCCATTCTGATCATCTATTTTTTAAAAACTTTGAATATCGCAATCCTATATTTTCCGGTTCTTTTGATGATTTACCACATATAGACTTAATTGTTCCTGATAATTTAGGTACAATCATAAAAAATAATACTGATCTTCCAAAAATAAGTCTAATGTCAGTTGAGCCATTTAAAACTCTACATTTAAATGGTTATATTATATATACATTAAAAGCATATCATACTTCAGGTTATGATGAAACCCCTTTGAATTATATTGTAGAAAAAAACGGAATAAAAATTTTGTATGGTGTAGATACAGGGAAATTTCTGAAAGAAAGTGTGAATTTTATAAAAAATAAAATCGGATATCTAGATATTGTAATTTTAGATGCTACTATGGGATTTAACAAAAAATATGAATTTCATATGGGTTATGAAGAAATATTAGAAACAAAAAATGTATTCGAAAAAGAAAATATCATTAATGAAAAAACTGATTTTATAGTTACTCATTTTTCTCATTTACATAATCCTGTTCACTCAGAATTAGAAAATATATATTCTAAACATAATATTATTCCAGCATTTGATGGTTTAAAAATAAACAAATAA
- the yfcE gene encoding phosphodiesterase, producing the protein MKLAIISDTHGSIFYFEKALKYIKEADRLIHLGDFLYHGPRNSLPEGYEPMELANRLTTFSKRTFVTGNCDSPIDLKLLNIPESIPYVIESYGPFNFFFTHGWDPDLEDSILLAKKYNCQYLIHGHTHIPRFDKVDNIVVINPGSMSTPKENSPNSILLVEVDMDSIEFKFIDILKDIVYMEY; encoded by the coding sequence ATGAAATTAGCTATAATTAGTGATACACACGGTTCAATATTTTATTTTGAAAAAGCTTTAAAATATATAAAAGAAGCTGATAGATTGATACATCTTGGGGACTTTTTATATCATGGCCCGAGAAATTCGTTGCCAGAGGGTTATGAGCCAATGGAACTTGCGAATAGATTAACAACATTTTCTAAACGAACATTTGTAACCGGGAATTGTGATTCGCCAATAGATTTAAAATTGTTAAATATACCGGAATCAATACCCTATGTAATTGAAAGTTATGGTCCATTTAATTTTTTCTTCACTCATGGCTGGGATCCTGATTTAGAAGATTCGATATTATTGGCAAAAAAATATAATTGTCAATATTTGATTCATGGTCATACACATATTCCAAGATTTGATAAGGTTGATAATATTGTTGTAATAAATCCGGGAAGTATGTCTACTCCAAAGGAAAACTCGCCTAATAGTATTTTATTGGTTGAAGTAGATATGGATTCCATAGAATTTAAATTTATAGATATTTTAAAAGATATTGTCTATATGGAATATTAG
- a CDS encoding 5'-nucleotidase C-terminal domain-containing protein, with protein MRKFLILLSILIISLTIFAEEVNLVILHTSDLHGNIFPVNYATNKPYYVGLGRVSTFYKMEKEKNPNVFLIDTGDLIQGTPLEYYHARIDNGPVDPMVKVMNHMGYLASIIGNHEFNYGKKVLNKAISEATFPFLSANIVDKDTGKPVFKPYMVFDYKGIKIGILGLTTKYIPNWEDPKNIRNLDFYDPVEVAKKYVKILREKEKVDVLIVGYHGGFERDLNTGKPTEELTGENQGYQLLTEVPGIDVLLTGHQHRAISGVYNGVAVSMPKNWGKMVGRIELTLDNSDGKWKIVSKKSELLNSKTVESDKEVLDLVQDYEDKVQKWLDQPVGTAKGDFYVYDPLKTRLADNALIEFVNRVQQTYSGVKISSTALFNNDIKGWKSGPVTLRDINGVYIYPNTLKVLKVTGKDIKDAIERSADYFVLKDGKVEVNKSWVDPKPQHYNYDMWEGIRYIIDVNKPVGERVVWLEYEGKPVEMNKEYEIVLNNYRAGGGGGYSMFKGKPVVKEVMMEVSELMADYIMEHKVIEAKVDNNWYVATDIMYNVKSGDTLFKLGRMYNVNPYAIAKWNNIENPDLIYIGQKLVIYKPAISDN; from the coding sequence ATGAGAAAGTTTCTTATTCTTTTAAGTATTTTAATTATTAGTTTGACTATTTTTGCAGAAGAAGTAAATCTGGTTATTCTTCATACCAGTGATTTACATGGAAATATATTTCCTGTAAATTATGCAACAAATAAGCCTTATTATGTAGGGTTGGGAAGAGTTTCAACATTTTATAAAATGGAAAAAGAGAAAAATCCAAATGTCTTTTTGATTGACACAGGTGATTTAATCCAAGGGACGCCTTTAGAATATTATCATGCGAGAATAGATAATGGTCCTGTTGATCCAATGGTTAAAGTCATGAACCATATGGGATATCTTGCTTCAATTATAGGAAACCATGAATTTAATTATGGTAAGAAAGTTTTAAATAAAGCAATATCAGAAGCAACATTTCCGTTCTTAAGTGCTAATATAGTAGATAAAGATACAGGGAAACCAGTGTTTAAACCATATATGGTTTTCGATTATAAAGGTATTAAAATAGGTATTCTGGGGTTAACTACAAAATATATTCCAAATTGGGAAGATCCGAAAAATATCAGAAATCTTGATTTTTATGATCCAGTTGAGGTTGCAAAAAAATATGTAAAAATATTAAGAGAAAAAGAAAAAGTTGATGTTTTAATAGTAGGTTATCATGGAGGATTTGAAAGGGATTTAAATACTGGAAAACCAACTGAAGAATTAACTGGTGAAAATCAAGGATATCAGCTGTTAACAGAAGTTCCAGGAATAGATGTTTTGCTGACAGGACACCAACATAGAGCAATTTCAGGAGTTTATAATGGTGTTGCAGTATCTATGCCAAAAAATTGGGGTAAAATGGTTGGAAGAATAGAATTAACTCTTGATAACTCAGATGGAAAATGGAAAATAGTTTCAAAGAAATCTGAATTGTTAAATTCTAAAACTGTAGAATCAGACAAAGAAGTTTTAGATTTAGTTCAGGATTATGAAGATAAAGTTCAAAAATGGTTGGATCAACCAGTTGGAACTGCAAAAGGCGATTTTTATGTTTACGATCCTTTAAAAACAAGATTAGCAGATAATGCACTTATAGAATTTGTAAACAGAGTACAACAAACTTATTCTGGAGTAAAGATTTCTTCAACTGCATTGTTTAATAATGATATAAAAGGATGGAAATCTGGCCCTGTTACTTTAAGAGATATAAATGGAGTTTATATTTATCCAAATACTTTAAAAGTATTGAAAGTTACAGGTAAAGATATAAAAGATGCAATAGAGAGAAGTGCGGACTATTTTGTATTAAAAGATGGAAAGGTTGAAGTAAATAAATCATGGGTTGATCCTAAACCTCAACATTATAATTATGATATGTGGGAAGGTATAAGATATATTATAGATGTTAATAAACCTGTTGGAGAAAGAGTAGTATGGCTTGAGTATGAAGGAAAACCAGTTGAAATGAATAAAGAATATGAAATTGTATTGAATAATTATAGAGCTGGTGGCGGTGGAGGATATTCCATGTTTAAAGGAAAACCAGTTGTAAAAGAAGTAATGATGGAAGTTTCAGAATTAATGGCTGATTATATAATGGAACATAAAGTTATAGAAGCTAAAGTGGATAATAATTGGTATGTTGCAACAGATATTATGTATAATGTAAAATCAGGAGATACTTTGTTTAAATTAGGAAGAATGTACAATGTAAATCCTTATGCAATAGCAAAATGGAATAATATCGAAAATCCAGATTTAATTTATATTGGACAAAAATTAGTAATATATAAACCAGCAATTTCTGATAATTAA
- a CDS encoding ATP-dependent helicase, translating to MKEKIFNLKKTEYIIPEFFKEELDDEQLDAVINSNGRTLIIAGPGSGKTRVITYKIAYLLSQGIRPENILLVTFTRASAKEMIERVRNVTNVDTSSLTAGTFHHICNIILRRYSKIIGYENNFSILDSEDSKDLMRIAKNEYKEHLSKEEAKQIPNEGVILKIIGYAANTLKSIREAILDIASYLINFENDIEKIYMKYIELKQKINAMDYDDMLINTLHLLETNEDIRNHIASKFKWVLVDEFQDTSLVQLRIVEFLSSVHKNLIAVGDDSQSIYSFRGSRFENVDDFTNHENVKLFKIQTNYRSVPEIVNLENYLIPTHSIPKKLKPYRSSYNIKPKIVKTYDELEQSDFVVQLIENKFNEGISPDEIAILYRSHSLSMALQQKLDANKIAYKLLSGKRFIETRHIKDILAFLKITNNPFDNISWSRTLKLFPGIGQKTVSKITNSFYSNLMEYTTPYDAFENINLKKYPKLKDIILYLYENETENPQDLIDYIYFEFYREYLELNFKDAYSRKLDIERLSEIASRYETLDKFLEELALSENIEIQNADKDKKTEKITLTTVHGAKGLEWKVVIIISVNPGDFPNGMALKDKKLDEEERLFYVAVTRAKDELYIVKQLTGTAKPYYGNSFYMRQKLPDFTDKIPEHLVEYWKIGYEE from the coding sequence ATGAAAGAAAAAATTTTTAATTTAAAAAAAACTGAATACATTATTCCAGAATTTTTTAAAGAAGAACTTGATGACGAACAATTGGATGCTGTTATTAATTCAAATGGCCGAACATTAATAATTGCAGGCCCGGGTTCCGGAAAAACCCGGGTTATTACTTATAAAATTGCATATTTATTATCTCAAGGAATCAGACCAGAAAATATATTATTAGTCACATTCACAAGAGCTTCAGCAAAAGAAATGATAGAAAGAGTTAGAAATGTAACAAATGTAGACACTTCATCATTGACAGCTGGAACATTTCATCATATATGCAATATAATTTTAAGAAGATATTCGAAAATAATAGGTTATGAAAATAATTTTTCTATTCTTGATTCTGAAGATTCAAAGGATTTAATGAGAATAGCTAAAAATGAATATAAAGAACATTTATCCAAAGAAGAAGCAAAACAAATTCCAAATGAAGGCGTTATATTAAAAATTATAGGTTATGCTGCTAATACATTAAAATCTATAAGAGAAGCAATTTTAGATATCGCTTCGTATCTGATAAATTTCGAAAATGATATTGAGAAAATATACATGAAATATATTGAATTAAAACAAAAAATCAACGCAATGGATTATGATGATATGTTAATAAATACATTGCACTTATTAGAAACAAATGAAGATATTCGAAACCATATAGCTTCAAAGTTTAAATGGGTATTGGTAGATGAATTTCAGGATACAAGTTTAGTTCAACTGAGAATTGTAGAGTTTCTATCCAGTGTTCATAAAAATTTAATAGCAGTTGGTGACGACTCTCAAAGTATTTATTCATTTAGAGGGTCAAGATTTGAAAATGTTGATGATTTCACGAATCATGAAAATGTAAAACTATTTAAAATTCAAACAAATTATAGAAGTGTTCCAGAAATTGTAAATCTTGAAAATTATTTAATTCCCACACATTCAATTCCAAAAAAATTAAAACCATATAGATCTTCATATAATATAAAACCAAAAATCGTAAAAACTTATGATGAATTGGAACAATCTGATTTCGTTGTTCAATTAATTGAAAATAAATTTAATGAAGGTATTTCTCCAGATGAAATAGCTATTTTATATAGATCCCATAGTCTTTCTATGGCATTGCAACAAAAATTAGATGCTAATAAAATAGCATATAAATTATTATCAGGAAAGAGATTTATCGAAACAAGACATATAAAAGATATACTAGCATTTTTAAAAATAACAAATAATCCATTTGACAATATTTCATGGTCAAGAACTTTAAAATTATTTCCCGGGATTGGGCAAAAAACTGTATCAAAAATAACAAATAGTTTTTATTCTAACCTGATGGAATATACAACACCATATGATGCATTTGAGAATATCAATCTTAAAAAGTATCCAAAATTAAAAGATATAATATTATATTTATATGAAAATGAAACAGAAAATCCCCAGGATTTAATCGATTATATTTATTTTGAATTTTATAGAGAATATTTAGAGCTTAATTTTAAAGATGCTTATTCAAGAAAACTTGACATAGAAAGATTATCAGAAATTGCTTCAAGATATGAAACTCTTGATAAATTTCTCGAAGAACTTGCATTAAGCGAAAACATTGAAATTCAGAATGCTGATAAAGATAAAAAAACAGAAAAGATAACATTAACAACAGTACATGGCGCTAAAGGTCTCGAATGGAAAGTAGTAATAATAATTTCTGTTAATCCTGGAGACTTCCCAAATGGCATGGCGTTAAAAGATAAAAAACTTGATGAAGAAGAAAGGTTATTTTATGTCGCGGTAACCAGAGCAAAAGATGAATTATATATAGTTAAACAATTAACAGGAACAGCAAAACCATATTATGGTAACTCATTTTATATGAGACAAAAACTTCCTGATTTTACCGATAAAATTCCTGAACACCTTGTTGAATACTGGAAAATTGGATATGAAGAATAA
- the rpoD gene encoding RNA polymerase sigma factor RpoD, whose protein sequence is MADKDLMKAIKDIGDLEIGNIDKSQEYVEVKKKKRKSYKPPKPFEKIIKELVKKAKKNNMILTYEDIDKTLPSELDTELIEKVYESLEKEGIVVDDGSQLDENSIHEIEEIIESEGTATIELMDYLEDGVTQVFDNMSLKDPIKVYLKEIGKIKLLTPQRERRLAKRAHEGNKKARDELIRANLRLVISIAKKYVGRGLSFLDLIQEGNIGLIKAVNKFDYKKGFKFSTYATWWIRQAITRAIADQARTIRIPVHMVETINKFNKIIREYLQEYGEYPSPEKLAELTGKPVEKVNEILLTARETISADSPLGSSDEDDSTIGDFIADDSLDKPSEVAMKMLLREELEKILDTLQPREAMVLKMRYGLLDGKVKTLEEVGQYFNVTRERIRQIEVKALRKLRHPSRSAQLKELSSMLGKEL, encoded by the coding sequence ATGGCAGATAAAGATTTAATGAAGGCTATAAAAGATATAGGAGATTTGGAAATTGGAAATATTGATAAATCACAGGAATATGTTGAAGTGAAAAAGAAAAAAAGAAAAAGTTATAAACCACCTAAACCATTTGAAAAAATTATAAAAGAGTTAGTAAAAAAAGCAAAAAAGAATAATATGATATTAACATATGAAGACATTGATAAAACTCTTCCATCTGAATTAGATACAGAATTAATAGAAAAAGTGTATGAATCTTTAGAAAAAGAAGGTATCGTTGTAGATGACGGTTCTCAATTAGACGAAAATAGTATTCATGAAATTGAAGAAATAATAGAATCTGAAGGTACTGCTACCATAGAATTAATGGACTATTTAGAAGATGGTGTAACTCAAGTATTTGATAATATGTCTTTAAAAGATCCCATAAAAGTTTATTTGAAAGAAATTGGAAAAATTAAATTATTAACACCACAAAGAGAAAGAAGATTAGCTAAAAGAGCTCATGAAGGGAATAAAAAAGCAAGAGATGAATTAATAAGAGCTAATTTAAGACTTGTTATATCCATTGCAAAGAAATACGTTGGTAGAGGTTTATCGTTTCTTGATTTAATTCAAGAAGGAAATATCGGACTGATTAAAGCCGTTAATAAATTTGATTATAAAAAAGGGTTTAAATTTAGTACATATGCTACATGGTGGATAAGACAAGCTATTACACGTGCAATTGCTGACCAGGCAAGAACTATAAGAATACCTGTACATATGGTTGAAACAATTAATAAATTCAATAAAATAATAAGGGAATATTTGCAGGAGTATGGCGAATACCCTTCACCTGAAAAACTTGCAGAATTAACCGGCAAACCAGTTGAAAAAGTTAATGAAATATTATTAACAGCAAGAGAAACTATATCTGCAGACTCACCTTTAGGCTCTTCTGACGAAGATGATTCTACAATAGGTGATTTCATAGCCGATGATTCACTTGATAAACCATCTGAAGTTGCAATGAAAATGCTATTAAGAGAAGAATTAGAAAAAATATTGGACACATTACAACCAAGAGAAGCAATGGTATTAAAGATGAGATATGGACTACTTGATGGAAAAGTAAAAACACTTGAAGAAGTAGGTCAATATTTTAACGTAACAAGAGAAAGAATTAGACAAATAGAAGTTAAAGCTTTAAGAAAATTAAGACACCCCAGCAGAAGTGCTCAACTTAAAGAATTAAGCTCAATGCTTGGAAAAGAATTATAA
- the dnaG gene encoding DNA primase, whose translation MLYGDDVLIPKEVIDEINSRLSIKDIVGSYLSLKKTGKNYTALCPFHPEDTPSFFIFPATNTFHCFGCGAHGDPINFIQKYEQLNFIDAVKKAAVMAGIDISKYFKNRELPIELQIFENYHKKYKELLLNLPNSHLAWKYLLGRGINKDYAEKFELGFSNGTLKSSILDDFDLPVSLGNELGILRKDKTEIFKNRIIIPIKDDFGRIVGFAGRTINNESPKYLNSPENKFFQKSKILYLYNKAKNIIKREKYAILVEGYFDAINMHINGFENSIAILGSAFTANHAKKLIKLTDKIITMFDMDEAGQKATLRSLDYLLSYGFQVAISQYHAKDPDELIKKSGETGVLNALEKSKKFYDFIPEYYKDKYNINDEFGIEQYLEKMAEWYLKFQKSKHAVILDTFIKRISLILLKPENNIKKAIENIIKYKKLNRKIIPYTPKDENISDAYSKKAGELDKQLIWLWIKHKRFREKIKEKLSSKDFETLGKEFFELIESGYDLSEILENGSEDLIDLIKLVWNFDYELEPESIFLSLIQSVDKIRKEKQIKKLRKKLNATTDLTEKKDLMREIFEILASLKKRGGVF comes from the coding sequence TTGCTATATGGAGATGATGTCTTGATACCAAAAGAAGTTATTGATGAAATTAATTCAAGATTGAGTATTAAAGATATAGTGGGCAGCTATCTTTCCTTAAAAAAAACAGGAAAGAATTATACTGCTCTATGTCCATTTCATCCTGAAGACACTCCATCTTTTTTTATTTTCCCGGCAACAAATACATTTCATTGTTTTGGCTGTGGGGCTCATGGAGACCCTATTAACTTTATTCAAAAATACGAACAATTAAATTTTATAGATGCTGTAAAAAAAGCTGCTGTTATGGCTGGAATTGATATCTCCAAATATTTTAAAAATAGAGAACTTCCTATTGAATTACAAATTTTTGAAAATTATCATAAAAAATATAAAGAGTTATTATTAAATCTTCCTAATTCACATTTAGCCTGGAAATATTTATTAGGTAGAGGTATAAATAAAGATTATGCTGAAAAATTTGAATTAGGATTCTCAAACGGAACATTAAAATCGTCAATTCTCGATGATTTTGATTTACCTGTTTCTCTTGGAAACGAATTAGGAATACTTAGAAAAGATAAAACGGAAATATTTAAAAATAGAATTATTATTCCTATTAAAGATGATTTTGGAAGAATTGTTGGCTTTGCTGGTAGGACAATAAATAATGAATCTCCAAAATATTTAAATAGTCCTGAAAATAAATTTTTTCAAAAATCTAAAATTCTATATTTATATAATAAAGCTAAAAACATAATAAAAAGAGAAAAATATGCTATATTAGTAGAAGGATATTTTGATGCAATAAATATGCATATAAACGGCTTTGAAAATTCCATTGCTATTTTAGGTTCAGCTTTTACAGCAAATCATGCAAAAAAACTTATAAAATTAACAGACAAAATAATTACAATGTTTGACATGGATGAAGCTGGGCAAAAAGCTACTTTAAGATCATTGGATTATCTATTATCCTATGGTTTTCAAGTCGCAATTTCTCAATATCATGCAAAAGATCCAGATGAATTAATAAAGAAATCCGGAGAAACTGGGGTGTTAAATGCCTTAGAAAAATCAAAAAAATTTTATGATTTTATTCCTGAATATTACAAAGATAAATATAACATAAACGATGAATTTGGTATAGAACAATATCTTGAAAAAATGGCTGAATGGTATCTTAAATTTCAAAAATCAAAACATGCTGTTATTCTGGATACGTTTATTAAAAGAATTTCATTAATTCTTTTAAAACCAGAAAACAATATAAAAAAAGCTATTGAAAATATAATAAAATATAAAAAATTGAATAGAAAAATCATACCATATACACCAAAAGATGAAAATATATCTGATGCTTATTCCAAAAAAGCTGGAGAATTAGATAAGCAATTAATATGGTTATGGATTAAACATAAAAGATTTAGAGAAAAAATAAAAGAAAAATTATCATCAAAAGATTTTGAAACTTTAGGAAAAGAGTTTTTCGAACTAATTGAAAGTGGCTACGATTTATCTGAAATTTTGGAAAATGGTAGCGAAGATTTAATAGATTTAATAAAACTTGTATGGAATTTTGATTATGAATTAGAACCTGAAAGTATTTTTTTAAGTCTAATACAATCAGTAGATAAAATTAGAAAAGAAAAACAAATAAAAAAATTGAGAAAAAAATTAAATGCTACTACAGATCTAACTGAAAAAAAAGATTTAATGAGAGAAATATTCGAGATACTCGCTAGCCTTAAAAAGCGAGGAGGTGTTTTTTAA